A single window of Malus sylvestris chromosome 5, drMalSylv7.2, whole genome shotgun sequence DNA harbors:
- the LOC126622359 gene encoding disease resistance protein RUN1-like isoform X2, with translation MSSTSSFAPSALSFEQMSSSPSSKGWLYDVFISFRGEDTRKNFTGHLYEALTRAGINAFIDDEELKKGEDLKKKFERAIQGSKISIIVFSRQYANSSWCLEELVKIMECRRTLGQLVLPIFYDVDPSHVRNQTDSFGQLFLEHIDDKKVERWRTALTEASNLSGWDLRNTLDGHEAKFIRMITEEVTRKLNNTYLDVAPYQVGLDSRVQDISNYLRIGDSEDVRMIGILGMGGIGKTTIAKAIYNEFCERFEGKCFLEKVREKKLEKLQKQLLSNILQTKTKVSSVAAGTALVGERFQHLKVLVIIDDVDDVKQLHELAGNCHSFGPGSRIIITTRNKRVLKEFAVDEIYRAKGMDWEEALELLSWHAFRSSCCPSQYLVLAREVVNYCGGLPLALEVLGSTLFKRSVDEWRSILDELKMIPRGEIQAQLKISYDGLNDNYKRRIFLDIACFFIGMDKNDVMQILDGCGFYATTGIEVLLDRCLVTINRENKIMMHDLLRDMGRDIVHAENPDFPGERSRLWLPEDVNDVLIDKSGTEKIDGLALNLPSLEETSFSTGAFRNMKRLRLLQLNYVRLVGGYQCLSKKLRWLCWHGFPLEFIPIELCQPNIVAIDMRYSSLKQVLCEYSGLLNKLKILNLSHSHDLTQSPDFSKLPNLEKLILKDCKRLAEVHKSIGDLKSLVLVNLKDCKTLKALPRSFYKSKSVKTLVLDGCSRFRSLSKHLGKMASLVTLFVDGTAIKNVPPSIVRLEKLECLSLSYLKCPLQLPSLRGLRSLRDLILVDNNLEEVPNDIGSSLPCLQNLRLDKNNFRSLPSLSGLSMLHALFLIGCRNLVEITDLPKSLDILEIEDCFALVRMPDFSGMWTHVYLNHPKLIEFPALESALNSLSFHTTPLLLPRNY, from the exons ATGTCCTCAACTTCCTCTTTTGCTCCCTCGGCCTTGTCTTTCGAGCAAATGTCCTCGTCCCCTTCCTCAAAAGGTTGGCTCTACGATGTGTTCATAAGCTTCAGAGGCGAAGACACACGTAAAAACTTCACGGGCCACCTTTATGAAGCATTGACAAGGGCCGGAATCAACGCTTTTATTGACGACGAAGAACTTAAAAAGGGAGAagatttaaaaaagaaatttgagCGAGCAATCCAAGGTTCCAAGATCTCTATCATCGTCTTCTCTAGACAGTATGCGAACTCCAGCTGGTGCCTCGAGGAGCTGGTTAAGATCATGGAGTGTAGAAGAACGCTGGGGCAGTTAGTTTTGCCGATATTCTATGACGTTGATCCTTCGCATGTCAGGAACCAGACTGACAGTTTTGGACAACTGTTTCTGGAACATATAGATGACAAGAAGGTAGAGAGGTGGAGAACTGCTCTTACGGAAGCTTCGAATTTGTCTGGCTGGGATCTCAGAAACACTTTGGACGG GCATGAAGCAAAGTTTATCAGGATGATTACTGAGGAAGTCACTAGGAAGCTAAACAACACATACTTAGACGTAGCGCCCTACCAAGTCGGACTAGATTCTCGAGTGCAAGATATCAGTAATTATTTACGCATCGGAGATTCGGAAGATGTTCGCATGATTGGAATTTTAGGCATGGGTGGAATAGGTAAAACAACGATTGCTAAAGCCATTTATAACGAATTTTGTGAAAGGTTTGAAGGTAAATGTTTCCTTGAAAAAGTGCGGGAAAAGAAACTagaaaaattgcaaaaacaaCTTCTTTCTAATATCTTGCAAACCAAGACAAAGGTAAGCAGTGTTGCTGCAGGGACCGCCTTGGTAGGGGAAAGATTTCAACACTTAAAGGTACTTGTCATAATTGATGATGTAGACGATGTGAAGCAGCTACATGAATTAGCTGGAAATTGCCACTCTTTTGGCCCGGGGAGCAGAATCATCATCACAACTAGAAACAAACGTGTGCTAAAAGAATTTGCAGTTGATGAGATATATCGGGCGAAAGGAATGGACTGGGAAGAAGCTCTTGAGCTCCTAAGTTGGCATGCTTTCAGAAGTAGTTGTTGTCCTAGTCAATATCTTGTGCTCGCAAGAGAAGTTGTCAATTACTGTGGAGGACTGCCGCTggctcttgaagttttaggATCTACTCTTTTCAAACGAAGTGTAGATGAATGGAGAagtatattggatgaattgaaaatGATTCCTCGTGGAGAAATTCAGGCACAACTGAAAATAAGTTACGACGGGCTAAATGATAATTACAAGAGGCGGATATTCCTCGATATAGcttgtttttttattggaaTGGACAAGAACGATGTCATGCAAATCTTGGATGGTTGTGGCTTTTATGCAACAACAGGAATCGAGGTCCTCCTTGACCGGTGCCTTGTAACTATTAATAGAGAAAACAAGATTATGATGCATGATTTGCTTCGAGATATGGGCAGAGATATCGTGCATGCAGAAAATCCCGATTTCCCTGGAGAACGGAGTAGATTGTGGCTTCCTGAAGATGTAAATGATGTATTGATAGACAAATCT GGAACTGAAAAAATTGACGGTTTGGCTTTGAATTTGCCAAGTCTTGAAGAGACTAGTTTCAGTACTGGGGCGTTTAGAAATATGAAGAGACTGAGATTGCTCCAACTAAACTACGTTCGGCTCGTTGGGGGATACCAATGTCTTTCCAAAAAATTAAGATGGCTTTGCTGGCATGGATTCCCATTGGAGTTCATACCAATAGAACTGTGTCAACCAAACATAGTCGCTATCGACATGCGGTACAGCAGCCTCAAACAAGTTCTTTGTGAGTATTCTGGG TTGCTTAATAAGTTGAAGATTCTGAATCTCAGCCACTCCCACGATCTAACACAATCTCCAGACTTTTCGAAACTCCCAAATCTTGAGAAATTGATACTCAAAGACTGTAAGAGGTTGGCTGAAGTTCACAAGTCCATCGGAGATCTCAAGAGTCTTGTGTTGGTGAATTTGAAAGACTGTAAAACGCTTAAGGCTCTCCCAAGGAGTTTCTACAAGTCGAAATCTGTCAAAACTCTTGTTCTCGATGGTTGTTCAAGATTCCGAAGCTTGTCTAAGCACTTGGGAAAAATGGCATCATTGGTCACTCTTTTTGTTGATGGGACGGCCATAAAAAATGTACCACCTTCCATCGTACGATTGGAGAAGCTTGAGTGCTTATCTTTGAGTTACTTGAAGTGTCCTTTGCAGCTACCTTCCTTACGAGGCTTACGCTCTTTAAGAGACTTAATTTTGGTGGACAACAATTTAGAGGAAGTGCCTAATGATATTGGGAGTAGTCTACCTTGTTTACAGAACTTACGTCTAGATAAGAATAATTTTCGGAGCCTTCCAAGCCTCAGTGGCCTCTCCATGCTTCATGCACTATTCTTGATTGGTTGCAGAAACCTTGTCGAGATCACAGATTTACCAAAAAGTTTGGATATCCTGGAGATAGAAGACTGCTTTGCATTAGTAAGAATGCCAGATTTTTCAGGCATGTGGACACACGTGTATCTCAATCACCCCAAACTCATTGAGTTTCCAGCCTTGGAAAGCGCGTTAAACTCATTGAGTTTCCACACCACCCCCCTCCTGCTCCCGAGAAATTATTAG
- the LOC126622359 gene encoding disease resistance protein RUN1-like isoform X1 — protein MSSTSSFAPSALSFEQMSSSPSSKGWLYDVFISFRGEDTRKNFTGHLYEALTRAGINAFIDDEELKKGEDLKKKFERAIQGSKISIIVFSRQYANSSWCLEELVKIMECRRTLGQLVLPIFYDVDPSHVRNQTDSFGQLFLEHIDDKKVERWRTALTEASNLSGWDLRNTLDGHEAKFIRMITEEVTRKLNNTYLDVAPYQVGLDSRVQDISNYLRIGDSEDVRMIGILGMGGIGKTTIAKAIYNEFCERFEGKCFLEKVREKKLEKLQKQLLSNILQTKTKVSSVAAGTALVGERFQHLKVLVIIDDVDDVKQLHELAGNCHSFGPGSRIIITTRNKRVLKEFAVDEIYRAKGMDWEEALELLSWHAFRSSCCPSQYLVLAREVVNYCGGLPLALEVLGSTLFKRSVDEWRSILDELKMIPRGEIQAQLKISYDGLNDNYKRRIFLDIACFFIGMDKNDVMQILDGCGFYATTGIEVLLDRCLVTINRENKIMMHDLLRDMGRDIVHAENPDFPGERSRLWLPEDVNDVLIDKSQGTEKIDGLALNLPSLEETSFSTGAFRNMKRLRLLQLNYVRLVGGYQCLSKKLRWLCWHGFPLEFIPIELCQPNIVAIDMRYSSLKQVLCEYSGLLNKLKILNLSHSHDLTQSPDFSKLPNLEKLILKDCKRLAEVHKSIGDLKSLVLVNLKDCKTLKALPRSFYKSKSVKTLVLDGCSRFRSLSKHLGKMASLVTLFVDGTAIKNVPPSIVRLEKLECLSLSYLKCPLQLPSLRGLRSLRDLILVDNNLEEVPNDIGSSLPCLQNLRLDKNNFRSLPSLSGLSMLHALFLIGCRNLVEITDLPKSLDILEIEDCFALVRMPDFSGMWTHVYLNHPKLIEFPALESALNSLSFHTTPLLLPRNY, from the exons ATGTCCTCAACTTCCTCTTTTGCTCCCTCGGCCTTGTCTTTCGAGCAAATGTCCTCGTCCCCTTCCTCAAAAGGTTGGCTCTACGATGTGTTCATAAGCTTCAGAGGCGAAGACACACGTAAAAACTTCACGGGCCACCTTTATGAAGCATTGACAAGGGCCGGAATCAACGCTTTTATTGACGACGAAGAACTTAAAAAGGGAGAagatttaaaaaagaaatttgagCGAGCAATCCAAGGTTCCAAGATCTCTATCATCGTCTTCTCTAGACAGTATGCGAACTCCAGCTGGTGCCTCGAGGAGCTGGTTAAGATCATGGAGTGTAGAAGAACGCTGGGGCAGTTAGTTTTGCCGATATTCTATGACGTTGATCCTTCGCATGTCAGGAACCAGACTGACAGTTTTGGACAACTGTTTCTGGAACATATAGATGACAAGAAGGTAGAGAGGTGGAGAACTGCTCTTACGGAAGCTTCGAATTTGTCTGGCTGGGATCTCAGAAACACTTTGGACGG GCATGAAGCAAAGTTTATCAGGATGATTACTGAGGAAGTCACTAGGAAGCTAAACAACACATACTTAGACGTAGCGCCCTACCAAGTCGGACTAGATTCTCGAGTGCAAGATATCAGTAATTATTTACGCATCGGAGATTCGGAAGATGTTCGCATGATTGGAATTTTAGGCATGGGTGGAATAGGTAAAACAACGATTGCTAAAGCCATTTATAACGAATTTTGTGAAAGGTTTGAAGGTAAATGTTTCCTTGAAAAAGTGCGGGAAAAGAAACTagaaaaattgcaaaaacaaCTTCTTTCTAATATCTTGCAAACCAAGACAAAGGTAAGCAGTGTTGCTGCAGGGACCGCCTTGGTAGGGGAAAGATTTCAACACTTAAAGGTACTTGTCATAATTGATGATGTAGACGATGTGAAGCAGCTACATGAATTAGCTGGAAATTGCCACTCTTTTGGCCCGGGGAGCAGAATCATCATCACAACTAGAAACAAACGTGTGCTAAAAGAATTTGCAGTTGATGAGATATATCGGGCGAAAGGAATGGACTGGGAAGAAGCTCTTGAGCTCCTAAGTTGGCATGCTTTCAGAAGTAGTTGTTGTCCTAGTCAATATCTTGTGCTCGCAAGAGAAGTTGTCAATTACTGTGGAGGACTGCCGCTggctcttgaagttttaggATCTACTCTTTTCAAACGAAGTGTAGATGAATGGAGAagtatattggatgaattgaaaatGATTCCTCGTGGAGAAATTCAGGCACAACTGAAAATAAGTTACGACGGGCTAAATGATAATTACAAGAGGCGGATATTCCTCGATATAGcttgtttttttattggaaTGGACAAGAACGATGTCATGCAAATCTTGGATGGTTGTGGCTTTTATGCAACAACAGGAATCGAGGTCCTCCTTGACCGGTGCCTTGTAACTATTAATAGAGAAAACAAGATTATGATGCATGATTTGCTTCGAGATATGGGCAGAGATATCGTGCATGCAGAAAATCCCGATTTCCCTGGAGAACGGAGTAGATTGTGGCTTCCTGAAGATGTAAATGATGTATTGATAGACAAATCT CAGGGAACTGAAAAAATTGACGGTTTGGCTTTGAATTTGCCAAGTCTTGAAGAGACTAGTTTCAGTACTGGGGCGTTTAGAAATATGAAGAGACTGAGATTGCTCCAACTAAACTACGTTCGGCTCGTTGGGGGATACCAATGTCTTTCCAAAAAATTAAGATGGCTTTGCTGGCATGGATTCCCATTGGAGTTCATACCAATAGAACTGTGTCAACCAAACATAGTCGCTATCGACATGCGGTACAGCAGCCTCAAACAAGTTCTTTGTGAGTATTCTGGG TTGCTTAATAAGTTGAAGATTCTGAATCTCAGCCACTCCCACGATCTAACACAATCTCCAGACTTTTCGAAACTCCCAAATCTTGAGAAATTGATACTCAAAGACTGTAAGAGGTTGGCTGAAGTTCACAAGTCCATCGGAGATCTCAAGAGTCTTGTGTTGGTGAATTTGAAAGACTGTAAAACGCTTAAGGCTCTCCCAAGGAGTTTCTACAAGTCGAAATCTGTCAAAACTCTTGTTCTCGATGGTTGTTCAAGATTCCGAAGCTTGTCTAAGCACTTGGGAAAAATGGCATCATTGGTCACTCTTTTTGTTGATGGGACGGCCATAAAAAATGTACCACCTTCCATCGTACGATTGGAGAAGCTTGAGTGCTTATCTTTGAGTTACTTGAAGTGTCCTTTGCAGCTACCTTCCTTACGAGGCTTACGCTCTTTAAGAGACTTAATTTTGGTGGACAACAATTTAGAGGAAGTGCCTAATGATATTGGGAGTAGTCTACCTTGTTTACAGAACTTACGTCTAGATAAGAATAATTTTCGGAGCCTTCCAAGCCTCAGTGGCCTCTCCATGCTTCATGCACTATTCTTGATTGGTTGCAGAAACCTTGTCGAGATCACAGATTTACCAAAAAGTTTGGATATCCTGGAGATAGAAGACTGCTTTGCATTAGTAAGAATGCCAGATTTTTCAGGCATGTGGACACACGTGTATCTCAATCACCCCAAACTCATTGAGTTTCCAGCCTTGGAAAGCGCGTTAAACTCATTGAGTTTCCACACCACCCCCCTCCTGCTCCCGAGAAATTATTAG
- the LOC126622943 gene encoding uncharacterized protein LOC126622943, with protein sequence MSNLNKLDFTALEVSGRNYLKWVQDVKLHLTAKNLRPAIEEATDKPVGEAEKATAMIFIRRHIHDALQTEYLAEEDPRALWVALADRFDHQKDIFLPEARHDWQHLRFQDFKSVNEYNSEVCRIRSLLKFCNETLTEEDLLEKTYSTFSASNIVLQQQYRAQKFTKFSDLISVLLLAEKQNQLLMKNHQARPTGATTVPEAHYSTNQHPKRQKRRGKGGQKPSHQGQQSQGPSKGGNKAQKRPNLAPKAPNFKNKGIIL encoded by the exons atgtcgaacttgaacaaactcgacttcaccgctttggaggtttctggaaggaactacctcaagtgggttcaagatgtgaagctccacctcactgcaaagaacttacgtcctgctattgaagaagcaacagataaacctgttggcgaggctgaaaaagccactgctatgatcttcatccgaagacatatccatgacgctctacaaactgagtaccttgctgaggaggatccacgtgcattatgggtcgctttggctgatcgtttcgatcaccaaaaggacatattcttgcctgaagcaagacacgactggcaacacttgcgcttccaagactttaagtctgtgaatgaatataattctgaagtttgtcgaatccgatcacttctcaagttttgcaatgaaactttgactgaagaggatctcctggagaagacctactcgaccttctctgcttctaatattgtcctgcagcaacaatatagagctcagaagttcactaagttctcggatttgatctctgttttacttcttgctgaaaagcagaaccagctgttgatgaagaatcatcaagctcgacctactggggctactactgtgcctgaagcacattatagcactaatcagcacccaaaacgccaaaagaggcgtggtaagggcggccagaagccatcccaccaaggtcaacagagccaaggcccatccaagggaggaaacaaagcccagaagcgcccaaacctcgctcccaaggccccgaacttcaagaataagg gaattattttgtaa
- the LOC126622361 gene encoding mediator of RNA polymerase II transcription subunit 16-like isoform X1, giving the protein MAAGYCSCYKVAVQSVPSKQFCSRWPSFLCVCSVFSSGSVQLHWSQYPPNPTSAAPKWFQTSKGLLGAGTSGIMAADAIITDSGAMHVAGVPIVNPSTVVVWEVAPGLGNGFHATPKISTTDGVPPSMNPPNWAGFSPLATYLFSWQDYLLVEAKQGGKQTDPDFSDTVPLHSSPVSNFSAYVSPEAASQSATTTTRGSGVTAVAFDPTRGGSVIAVVVVEGQYMSPYDPEEGPSITGWRVQSWESSRQPLVHQIFGNPTSSFGGQAPMQTVWLSKVDTSIQPTNDFKSHQAAATTATTDARKTPDSGIEKVKRVSFDPFDLPSDVRTLARIVYSAHGGEIAVAFLRGGVHIFSGPNFAPVDNYQINVGSAIATPAFSSTSCCSASVWHDSGKDRTVLKIIRVLPPAVPSSQVKANSSTWEWAIAERFWRSLFVGVDWWDVVGCTRSAAEDGIVSLNSVIAVLDANFHSLPSAQRRQRFGPCLDRLKCRLLEGTNAQEVRAMVLDKQARLLNPSALVPEPWQASGETLSGIDPEATAVEPALVPHIQNMPRPRGADAAGLLLRELELRPPAKEQRRRNMYGEPWSGPDDMGPQDDNTKLCNSSHPPDSGSLESCDVYYGVDGVDGLLPRKRRMSERDATFGLNTSVGLGQCFERQRHRRSGSW; this is encoded by the exons ATGGCAGCAGGATATTGCAGTTGTTACAAAGTGGCTGTCCAGAGTGTCCCCAGTAAGCAATTTTGTT CTCGGTGGCCCAGTTTTCTGTGCGTCTGTTCTGTTTTCTCTTCAGGCTCTGTTCAGCTTCATTGGTCCCAGTATCCTCCTAATCCGACTAGTGCTGCACCAAAGTGGTTTCAAACAAGCAAGGGACTCTTGGGTGCTGGGACTAGTGGGATCATGGCAGCTGATGCTATCATAACAGACAGTGGTGCCATGCATGTCGCAGGCGTTCCAATTGTAAACCCATCTACGGTTGTTGTTTGGGAGGTCGCTCCTGGCCTAGGAAATGGATTTCATGCAACTCCAAAGATTAGCACAACTGATGGGGTCCCACCTTCAATGAATCCACCCAATTGGGCAGGTTTTTCCCCTTTGGCTACATATTTGTTTAGCTGGCAAGATTATCTATTAGTTGAAGCAAAGCAAGGGGGAAAGCAGACAGATCCAGATTTCAGTGATACTGTACCACTTCATTCCTCTCCAGTTTCTAATTTTTCAGCATATGTGAGTCCCGAGGCTGCATCTCAATCTGCAACTACCACTACAAGGGGATCTGGAGTTACTGCGGTTGCCTTTGATCCAACCCGTGGTGGTTCTGTCATAGCTGTTGTCGTAGTTGAGG GACAATACATGTCTCCTTATGATCCAGAGGAGGGTCCATCAATTACAGGATGGAGAGTACAAAGCTGGGAATCATCACGTCAGCCTcttgttcaccaaatctttggAAATCCTACTTCCAGTTTTGGTGGGCAGGCACCAATGCAAACTGTTTGGCTATCCAAAGTGGACACAAGCATACAACCAACTAATGATTTTAAAAGTCACCAAGCAGCAGCGACAACAGCAACCACTGATGCAAGGAAGACTCCTGATTCTGGCATAGAGAAAGTAAAACGAGTCAGTTTTGATCCTTTTGACCTGCCAAGTGATGTTAGAACACTTGCTCGAATAGTCTATTCTGCTCATGGTGGTGAGATTGCTGTTGCTTTCCTCCGGGGTGGGGTCCACATCTTCTCTGGTCCGAACTTTGCACCTGTTGATAACTACCAGATTAACGTTGGATCTGCAATTGCTACCCCTGCCTTCTCATCGACAAGCTGCTGTTCAGCTTCTGTTTGGCATGATAGTGGTAAGGACCGTacagttttaaaaataatacgTGTTCTTCCTCCTGCTGTTCCAAGCAGCCAAGTGAAGGCAAACTCGTCAACCTGGGAATGGGCCATTGCCGAAAG GTTTTGGCGGAGTCTTTTCGTTGGGGTTGATTGGTGGGATGTTGTTGGCTGTACGCGGAGTGCTGCAGAGGATGGCATTG TTTCTCTGAACAGTGTCATTGCGGTActggatgcaaattttcattCTCTTCCTTCTGCTCAACGCAGACAACGATTTGGTCCT TGTCTCGACAGGTTAAAGTGCAGGCTACTTGAAGGTACAAATGCACAAGAAGTTAGGGCAATGGTTCTAGACAAGCAAGCCAGGTTGTTAAATCCATCTGCTTTGGTACCAGAGCCATGGCAGGCATCTGGCGAAACGTTATCAGGCATTGATCCTGAAGCAACGGCTGTTGAACCAGCACTAGTTCCACATATTCAG AATATGCCCCGGCCTAGAGGTGCAGATGCTGCTGGTCTGTTGCTCCGAGAGCTAGAACTCCGCCCTCCAGCCAAAGAGCAGCGAAGGCGCAATATGTACGGAGAGCCTTGGTCTGGTCCAGATGATATGGGTCCTCAAGATGATAACACCAAGCTATGTAATTCTTCACACCCACCTGATTCCGGATCTTTGGAAAGTTGTGATGTTTATTATGGAGTCGATGGCGTCGATGGCCTGTTGCCGAGAAAGCGCAGGATGTCTGAAAGAGATGCAACGTTTGGCCTAAACACTTCTGTGGGTTTGGGGCAATGTTTTGAAAGGCAAAGGCATAGGCGAAGTGGTTCATGGTAG
- the LOC126622361 gene encoding mediator of RNA polymerase II transcription subunit 16-like isoform X2, producing the protein MAAGYCSCYKVAVQSVPTRWPSFLCVCSVFSSGSVQLHWSQYPPNPTSAAPKWFQTSKGLLGAGTSGIMAADAIITDSGAMHVAGVPIVNPSTVVVWEVAPGLGNGFHATPKISTTDGVPPSMNPPNWAGFSPLATYLFSWQDYLLVEAKQGGKQTDPDFSDTVPLHSSPVSNFSAYVSPEAASQSATTTTRGSGVTAVAFDPTRGGSVIAVVVVEGQYMSPYDPEEGPSITGWRVQSWESSRQPLVHQIFGNPTSSFGGQAPMQTVWLSKVDTSIQPTNDFKSHQAAATTATTDARKTPDSGIEKVKRVSFDPFDLPSDVRTLARIVYSAHGGEIAVAFLRGGVHIFSGPNFAPVDNYQINVGSAIATPAFSSTSCCSASVWHDSGKDRTVLKIIRVLPPAVPSSQVKANSSTWEWAIAERFWRSLFVGVDWWDVVGCTRSAAEDGIVSLNSVIAVLDANFHSLPSAQRRQRFGPCLDRLKCRLLEGTNAQEVRAMVLDKQARLLNPSALVPEPWQASGETLSGIDPEATAVEPALVPHIQNMPRPRGADAAGLLLRELELRPPAKEQRRRNMYGEPWSGPDDMGPQDDNTKLCNSSHPPDSGSLESCDVYYGVDGVDGLLPRKRRMSERDATFGLNTSVGLGQCFERQRHRRSGSW; encoded by the exons ATGGCAGCAGGATATTGCAGTTGTTACAAAGTGGCTGTCCAGAGTGTCCCCA CTCGGTGGCCCAGTTTTCTGTGCGTCTGTTCTGTTTTCTCTTCAGGCTCTGTTCAGCTTCATTGGTCCCAGTATCCTCCTAATCCGACTAGTGCTGCACCAAAGTGGTTTCAAACAAGCAAGGGACTCTTGGGTGCTGGGACTAGTGGGATCATGGCAGCTGATGCTATCATAACAGACAGTGGTGCCATGCATGTCGCAGGCGTTCCAATTGTAAACCCATCTACGGTTGTTGTTTGGGAGGTCGCTCCTGGCCTAGGAAATGGATTTCATGCAACTCCAAAGATTAGCACAACTGATGGGGTCCCACCTTCAATGAATCCACCCAATTGGGCAGGTTTTTCCCCTTTGGCTACATATTTGTTTAGCTGGCAAGATTATCTATTAGTTGAAGCAAAGCAAGGGGGAAAGCAGACAGATCCAGATTTCAGTGATACTGTACCACTTCATTCCTCTCCAGTTTCTAATTTTTCAGCATATGTGAGTCCCGAGGCTGCATCTCAATCTGCAACTACCACTACAAGGGGATCTGGAGTTACTGCGGTTGCCTTTGATCCAACCCGTGGTGGTTCTGTCATAGCTGTTGTCGTAGTTGAGG GACAATACATGTCTCCTTATGATCCAGAGGAGGGTCCATCAATTACAGGATGGAGAGTACAAAGCTGGGAATCATCACGTCAGCCTcttgttcaccaaatctttggAAATCCTACTTCCAGTTTTGGTGGGCAGGCACCAATGCAAACTGTTTGGCTATCCAAAGTGGACACAAGCATACAACCAACTAATGATTTTAAAAGTCACCAAGCAGCAGCGACAACAGCAACCACTGATGCAAGGAAGACTCCTGATTCTGGCATAGAGAAAGTAAAACGAGTCAGTTTTGATCCTTTTGACCTGCCAAGTGATGTTAGAACACTTGCTCGAATAGTCTATTCTGCTCATGGTGGTGAGATTGCTGTTGCTTTCCTCCGGGGTGGGGTCCACATCTTCTCTGGTCCGAACTTTGCACCTGTTGATAACTACCAGATTAACGTTGGATCTGCAATTGCTACCCCTGCCTTCTCATCGACAAGCTGCTGTTCAGCTTCTGTTTGGCATGATAGTGGTAAGGACCGTacagttttaaaaataatacgTGTTCTTCCTCCTGCTGTTCCAAGCAGCCAAGTGAAGGCAAACTCGTCAACCTGGGAATGGGCCATTGCCGAAAG GTTTTGGCGGAGTCTTTTCGTTGGGGTTGATTGGTGGGATGTTGTTGGCTGTACGCGGAGTGCTGCAGAGGATGGCATTG TTTCTCTGAACAGTGTCATTGCGGTActggatgcaaattttcattCTCTTCCTTCTGCTCAACGCAGACAACGATTTGGTCCT TGTCTCGACAGGTTAAAGTGCAGGCTACTTGAAGGTACAAATGCACAAGAAGTTAGGGCAATGGTTCTAGACAAGCAAGCCAGGTTGTTAAATCCATCTGCTTTGGTACCAGAGCCATGGCAGGCATCTGGCGAAACGTTATCAGGCATTGATCCTGAAGCAACGGCTGTTGAACCAGCACTAGTTCCACATATTCAG AATATGCCCCGGCCTAGAGGTGCAGATGCTGCTGGTCTGTTGCTCCGAGAGCTAGAACTCCGCCCTCCAGCCAAAGAGCAGCGAAGGCGCAATATGTACGGAGAGCCTTGGTCTGGTCCAGATGATATGGGTCCTCAAGATGATAACACCAAGCTATGTAATTCTTCACACCCACCTGATTCCGGATCTTTGGAAAGTTGTGATGTTTATTATGGAGTCGATGGCGTCGATGGCCTGTTGCCGAGAAAGCGCAGGATGTCTGAAAGAGATGCAACGTTTGGCCTAAACACTTCTGTGGGTTTGGGGCAATGTTTTGAAAGGCAAAGGCATAGGCGAAGTGGTTCATGGTAG